A genomic region of Dunckerocampus dactyliophorus isolate RoL2022-P2 chromosome 8, RoL_Ddac_1.1, whole genome shotgun sequence contains the following coding sequences:
- the LOC129186963 gene encoding probable nuclear hormone receptor HR38 has protein sequence MPCVQTQHASLAQDTHFSPDLLNPDLSATLVMDISGQKEQLSTSLLPSINTLVGSGYIGEFDAYSCKITTLPSTSPVSFSHASVAESSDCHMQNQAYKLDDLQVYGCYPGSFTLSCLDETLSSGGSDYYGSPGYTATAASPSTTGFQTLCAPAWESTFSPYSSVPSADKQSSFFTFSPTPEQHSPPVVPQQDGQDETFFLSPQQQVDSRHCPAMAMEHGGRLVEASPKIHNPGLSEGRCAVCGDNASCQHYGVRTCEGCKGFFKRTVQKNAKYVCLANKDCPVDKRRRNRCQFCRFQKCLTVGMVKEVVRRDSLKGRRGRLPSKPKTVAEATSSTPNVNIITSLVRAHLDSNPTIGKLDYSKYQETVDNVSDKEDAGDIQQFYDLLSGSLEVIKTWAETIPGFSDFCTEDQQLLLESAFVELFILRLAYRSNPEKNKLIFCNGVVLHQLQCVPSFGDWIDSIMDFSQSLHRMNLDVSLFACLSALVIITDRHGLKEPRRVEDFQSNLISSLREHVSGNRSETSRTQPNYLSRLLGKLPELRTLCTQGLQRIFYLKLENLVPPPPIVDKIFMDILPF, from the exons ATGCCCTGTGTTCAAACACAGCATGCATCCCTGGCCCAGGACACCCACTTCAGCCCTGACTTGCTAAACCCTGACCTCAGTGCCACACTGGTGATGGACATCAGTGGGCAGAAGGAGCAGCTGTCGACATCGTTGTTACCCAGCATCAATACCTTGGTGGGAAGTGGCTACATTGGGGAGTTTGATGCTTATTCCTGCAAGATTACCACCTTGCCTTCCACATCTCCAGTTTCATTCAGCCACGCCTCAGTAGCTGAGAGTTCAGACTGCCACATGCAGAACCAAGCGTACAAACTGGATGACCTCCAAGTATATGGCTGCTATCCAGGCTCATTTACACTTAGTTGCCTCGATGAGACGCTGTCATCAGGCGGCTCTGACTACTATGGCAGTCCGGGGTACACCGCCACTGCCGCTTCCCCTTCTACGACAGGCTTTCAGACACTGTGTGCACCTGCATGGGAGTCCACGTTCAGCCCCTACAGTTCGGTCCCCTCAGCTGATAAGCAGTCCTCCTTTTTCACCTTCAGCCCCACACCGGAGCAGCACTCTCCACCAGTGGTGCCTCAACAGGATGGTCAAGACGAGACATTCTTCCTGTCGCCTCAGCAGCAGGTTGATTCACGCCATTGCCCCGCCATGGCCATGGAGCACGGCGGCAGGCTTGTGGAGGCATCGCCCAAAATTCACAACCCAGGTTTGAGCGAAGGCCGCTGTGCCGTGTGTGGAGACAATGCATCATGCCAGCACTACGGAGTCCGGACATGTGAAGGCTGCAAAGGTTTCTTTAAG CGAACTGTGCAGAAAAATGCCAAGTATGTTTGCCTTGCCAATAAAGACTGTCCAGTggacaagaggaggaggaaccgCTGCCAGTTCTGCCGTTTCCAGAAATGTCTAACAGTGGGAATGGTCAaagaag TTGTTCGACGAGACAGCCTGAAAGGTCGTCGGGGTCGCCTGCCATCCAAACCAAAGACGGTGGCGGAGGCTACGTCCTCCACCCCCAATGTTAACATCATAACGTCTTTGGTACGAGCGCATTTAGACTCAAACCCAACCATTGGGAAGCTCGACTACTCCAAG TACCAGGAGACAGTGGACAATGTGTCAGACAAGGAGGACGCTGGTGACATCCAGCAGTTCTATGACCTGCTGAGCGGCTCATTGGAGGTGATAAAAACCTGGGCTGAAACCATTCCAGGGTTCTCAGACTTCTGCACAGAGGACCAACAGCTGCTTCTTGAGTCTGCCTTTGTTGAGCTGTTCATCCTACGTCTGGCATACAG GTCAAACCCAGAGAAAAACAAGCTGATCTTCTGTAATGGCGTGGTCCTCCACCAACTGCAGTGCGTTCCAAGTTTTGGGGACTGGATCGACTCCATTATGGATTTCTCTCAGAGCCTCCACCGCATGAACTTAGACGTGTCCCTGTTTGCATGCCTTTCAGCGCTCGTCATCATCACTG ATCGCCACGGCCTCAAAGAGCCTAGACGGGTTGAAGATTTCCAGAGCAATCTCATATCTTCTTTAAGGGAACATGTGAGTGGAAACAGATCGGAAACTAGCAGAACCCAGCCCAACTATCTCTCTCGGCTTCTGGGCAAGCTCCCGGAGCTGAGGACTCTTTGCACTCAGGGCCTGCAGCGCATCTTCTACCTAAAACTGGAGAACCTTGTCCCTCCTCCACCAATTGTGGATAAAATCTTCATGGATATCTTACCATTTTGA
- the dgkab gene encoding diacylglycerol kinase, alpha b has product MAACEDTEGILTPVDFIQLQEYMEDSNLRVKDVIKEFQSGGRLAQHGIGEGVTAEGFCLFLKTYLEVDDFPDDFCQRLFRYFQCVEQDGSTARPQAKDVVFLRDVSCYFSVLEEGQPREKLEFTFKLYDKDGNGLLDSAEVDRIINQMMRAADYLGWDVAELRSVLKDMMTAIDVDDSGTVTLEEWLKGGMNNVPLLVLLGLKVPEKDGQHNWRMKNFKKPAYCCVCQSMLLGLRKQGLCCNCCKYTVHSQCSNKNPEPCAPTFVKAKQQLRVPSHDWVRTDRSAPKCQVCQKKIKTLAGRRCVWCQEMRHDECIFSALSTCDCGPLKDHILPPWAIYADSKEKDTSLLNITPDGHILQVVAVPDTRPLLVFVNPKSGGKQGERVLSMFQYLLNPRQVYNLSNGGPGPGLHFFRNLRDYRILACGGDGTVGWLLDAIDKANLQVHPQVAILPLGTGNDLARCLRWGGGYDGSDLREILKDIEESELIHMDRWNIQVIPNDPNQTGDPAPSQIINNYFSVGVDASIAHRFHSMREKYPQRFNSRMKNKLWYLEFATSETINSSFKKLADCLTIECSGTRLDLSSVSLAGIAVINIPSMYGGTNLWGESKKPDGPPDVTHHDVITDPDILKTTPQDMTDKRLEVVGLEGVIEMGQIYTGLKSAGHRLAQASQITIRTFKSLPMQIDGEPWMQPPCTINITHKNQARMLMCPPAKSCSFFHK; this is encoded by the exons ATGGCAGCCTGCGAGGATACAGAGGGCATTCTGACGCCTGTGGATTTTATCCAGCTGCAGGAATACATGGAAG ACAGCAATTTGAGGGTTAAAGATGTGATCAAGGAGTTTCAGAGTGGGGGTCGGCTGGCCCAGCACGGGATTGGAGAG GGTGTGACCGCAGAAGGGTTCTGCCTCTTCCTCAAAACCTACCTGGAGGTTGACGACTTTCCTGACGATTTTTGCCAGCGCCTTTTCCGCTACTTCCAATGTGTGGAGCAGGATGGCTCGACGGCAAGACCCCAGGCCAAGG ATGTGGTGTTTCTCCGTGATGTGTCCTGTTACTTCTCAGTGCTGGAGGAAGGGCAGCCGCGGGAGAAGCTGGAAT TTACTTTCAAACTTTATGACAAAGATGGTAATGGCCTCCTGGATAGCGCG GAAGTGGATCGGATCATCAACCAGATGATGCGAGCAGCGGATTACCTGGGCTGGGATGTTGCTGAGCTCCGATCT GTGCTGAAGGATATGATGACGGCGATCGATGTGGATGACAGTGGCACAGTCACACTGGAAGAATGGCTGAAAGGAGGCATGAACAATGTGCCTTTACTAGTTCTGCTTGGACTGAAG GTGCCGGAGAAGGATGGACAGCATAACTGGAGAATgaagaattttaaaaaaccagcctactgctgtgtttgtcagagCATGCTACTTGGACTCAGGAAGCAGGGGCTCTGCTGTAACT GTTGCAAGTATACTGTCCATAGTCAGTGTTCCAACAAGAATCCTGAACCCTGTGCGCCAACTTTCGTCAAAGCTAAACAACAGCTTAGG GTACCATCTCACGACTGGGTCCGAACCGACCGCAGCGCCCCCAAATGTCAAGTTTGCCAAAAGAAGATTAAAACTTTAGCCGGACGGCGTTGTGTGTGGTGTCAAGAAATG CGCCATGATGAGTGCATCTTCTCTGCATTGTCGACCTGCGACTGTGGACCACTCAAAGATCATATACTCCCTCCATGGGCCATATATGCTGACTCCAAG GAGAAAGACACCAGCCTGTTGAACATCACTCCTGATGGCCACATTTTACAG GTTGTTGCCGTTCCTGACACTCGCCCGCTGCTGGTGTTTGTAAACCCAAAAAGTGGAGGAAAGCAGGGTGAACG AGTTCTCAGCATGTTTCAGTACCTGCTGAACCCGCGTCAAGTGTACAACCTATCAAATGGAGGCCCCGGCCCGGg GCTACATTTCTTCCGTAATCTGCGTGACTACAGGATCTTGGCATGTGGGGGAGACGGCACGGTTGGGTGGCTCCTGGATGCCATAG ACAAAGCTAATCTCCAGGTGCACCCTCAAGTGGCTATCCTGCCCTTGGGTACCGGGAATGACTTGGCTCGCTGTCTGCGCTGGGGAGGAG GCTATGATGGGTCTGACTTGAGAGAGATCCTCAAGGACATAGAGGAAAGTGAGCTCATCCACATGGACCGTTGGAACATTCAGGTGATCCCAAATGATCCGAATCAAACTGGAGACCCGGCGCCCAGCCAGATCATCAACAACTATTTCTCCGTAGGAGTG GATGCTTCTATTGCTCATCGTTTTCATTCCATGAGAGAGAAATACCCTCAGAGGTTCAACAGCAG AATGAAAAACAAGCTTTGGTATTTGGAGTTTGCCACATCTGAGACTATCAACTCCTCTTTCAAGAAGCTTGCAGACTGTCTCACAATTGAG TGCAGCGGGACGCGTTTGGACCTGAGCAGCGTCTCTCTGGCAGGCATTGCTGTCATCAATATACCCAGCATGTACGGCGGCACCAACCTGTGGGGCGAGTCCAAGAAGCCTGATGGTCCACCAGATGTGACGCACCACGATGTCATCACCGATCCAGACATTCTTAAAACAACACCACAAg ACATGACGGATAAGCGTCTGGAGGTGGTAGGTCTGGAAGGGGTGATAGAAATGGGTCAGATCTACACTGGACTGAAGAGCGCTGGGCACAGACTGGCACAGGCTTCCCAAATTACAATCAG GACATTCAAATCCTTGCCAATGCAAATTGATGGTGAGCCTTGGATGCAGCCTCCTTGTACA ATCAACATCACCCACAAGAATCAAGCTCGCATGTTAATGTGTCCTCCAGCAAAGTCATGCAGCTTCTTTCACAAGTAG